From bacterium, the proteins below share one genomic window:
- a CDS encoding response regulator, whose translation MANPIRVLVLEDNPADAELAIRQIAASGFEPEWQRVDNEADYLAHLTSDLDVIIADYSLPQFDAQQALSLLNERGLDIAFIVVSGAVGEGTAVHLMQSGADDYLLKDRLARLGPAVAKALERRLLREEARRAVERYRKIRVLVLEDNSADAELAIREITAAGFEPEWERVDTESGYLAHLTPDLDVIVADFTLPQFNAQQALAALSELGLDVVFIVVSGTIGEEAAVRLMQSGAADYVFKDRLARLGAAVARALERRRLRMEARLAEAALAANEAKSQFLANMSHELRTPLNAILGFAELMIDDAEGRFTAAQQRVFLQNIHRSGRHLLGLITDILDLSKIEAGRMDLQLESVKVEAAVAEVISTAQPLADQKRIALQVEAGSAGELVADPAKVRQMLLNLVSNGIKFTPEGGSVAIRTQRTTNTVEISVADTGIGIAEADQARIFQEFQQLHAGAGNRTPGTGLGLAITRRLARLHGGDVQLASEPGRGSTFTLSLPLLGPERAAPAGDHVEAGQKADPRSAGRLVLIGEDDPQAAELLSRNLEQGGFQTEVAETGAGVLAKARQLRPMAITLDILLPDIDGWEVLTRLKQDDSTKDIPVIVVSVVDNPALGKALGALDYFVKPVPAKDLLQRLSRFHFEPSAGRDHRHVLVVDDEQPNREFLAEVLESAGYTVTVAGGGREAIRMALSARPDLVLLDLMMPGVTGFDVVEALRADEATRATPIMVLTAKDLTAEDKRQLNGHVSAILSRGSTASADLVAHLQEVATHHTSEH comes from the coding sequence GTGGCCAATCCCATCCGCGTGCTCGTCCTCGAGGACAATCCGGCCGACGCCGAGCTGGCCATTCGGCAGATAGCCGCCTCAGGTTTCGAACCTGAATGGCAGCGGGTGGACAACGAGGCGGACTACCTCGCCCACCTGACCAGCGACCTGGACGTCATCATTGCCGACTACTCGTTGCCTCAGTTCGATGCGCAACAGGCGCTGAGCCTGCTGAACGAACGGGGACTGGACATCGCATTCATCGTCGTGTCGGGAGCCGTCGGCGAAGGCACGGCCGTGCACCTCATGCAGAGCGGAGCCGACGACTACCTGCTCAAGGACCGGCTGGCGCGCCTGGGCCCGGCGGTGGCCAAGGCTCTCGAGCGGCGCCTCCTGCGAGAGGAGGCGCGGCGGGCCGTCGAGCGCTACCGCAAGATCCGCGTGCTCGTGCTCGAGGACAACTCGGCCGACGCCGAGCTGGCCATTCGAGAGATCACCGCTGCCGGGTTTGAGCCCGAATGGGAGCGGGTGGACACCGAGTCGGGCTATCTCGCTCACCTCACCCCCGACCTCGACGTCATCGTCGCCGACTTCACCCTGCCTCAGTTCAACGCCCAACAGGCGCTGGCCGCGCTGAGTGAACTCGGGCTGGACGTCGTCTTCATCGTCGTCTCGGGAACCATCGGCGAAGAGGCGGCCGTGCGTCTCATGCAGAGCGGAGCCGCCGACTATGTGTTCAAGGACCGGCTGGCGCGCCTGGGTGCGGCAGTGGCCAGGGCCCTCGAGCGGCGCCGCCTGCGGATGGAGGCGCGACTGGCCGAGGCGGCGCTGGCCGCGAACGAGGCCAAGAGTCAGTTCCTCGCCAACATGAGCCACGAGCTGCGCACCCCTTTGAACGCGATCCTCGGCTTTGCGGAGCTGATGATCGACGATGCCGAAGGCAGATTCACAGCCGCGCAGCAGAGGGTTTTCCTCCAGAACATCCACCGCAGCGGCAGGCACCTGCTCGGCCTGATCACCGACATTCTCGACCTCTCCAAGATCGAGGCCGGCCGGATGGATCTTCAACTGGAATCAGTCAAGGTGGAGGCAGCGGTGGCGGAGGTGATCAGCACCGCTCAACCGCTGGCCGACCAGAAGCGGATCGCGTTACAAGTGGAGGCAGGCAGTGCCGGCGAACTGGTCGCCGACCCCGCCAAGGTGAGGCAGATGTTGCTCAACCTGGTGTCGAATGGGATCAAATTCACCCCCGAGGGCGGTTCGGTGGCGATTCGGACCCAGCGCACGACGAACACCGTCGAGATTTCAGTCGCCGACACCGGGATCGGTATTGCCGAAGCCGACCAGGCCCGGATCTTCCAGGAGTTCCAGCAACTCCACGCCGGCGCCGGGAACCGGACTCCTGGGACTGGGCTTGGCTTGGCCATCACGCGCCGCCTGGCCAGACTCCACGGGGGGGACGTTCAGCTCGCCAGTGAACCAGGCAGAGGCAGCACGTTCACGTTGTCCCTACCCCTTTTGGGCCCGGAGCGAGCTGCGCCGGCCGGCGACCATGTCGAAGCCGGCCAAAAGGCGGACCCACGGTCGGCGGGACGCCTCGTCTTGATCGGAGAGGACGACCCGCAGGCCGCCGAGCTCTTGAGCCGCAATCTCGAGCAGGGCGGATTCCAGACGGAGGTCGCAGAAACGGGCGCGGGGGTGCTGGCCAAGGCGCGACAGTTGCGGCCGATGGCGATCACGCTCGACATCCTGCTGCCCGACATCGACGGCTGGGAGGTGTTGACCCGACTGAAGCAGGATGATTCGACCAAGGACATTCCCGTCATCGTGGTCAGCGTCGTCGACAATCCGGCGTTGGGCAAGGCGCTTGGCGCTCTCGACTACTTCGTCAAACCCGTGCCCGCCAAAGATCTGCTCCAGCGTCTCAGCCGGTTCCATTTCGAGCCCAGCGCCGGGCGCGACCACCGCCATGTGCTCGTGGTTGACGATGAGCAGCCCAACCGTGAGTTCTTAGCCGAGGTCCTGGAGTCGGCCGGCTACACGGTTACCGTGGCCGGCGGCGGTCGTGAAGCGATACGCATGGCGCTCTCCGCCCGACCGGACCTCGTCCTGCTCGACCTCATGATGCCCGGGGTGACGGGTTTCGACGTCGTGGAAGCACTGCGCGCTGACGAGGCCACGCGGGCGACCCCGATCATGGTGCTGACGGCAAAAGACCTGACCGCTGAAGACAAACGGCAGCTCAACGGCCACGTGTCGGCAATCCTCAGCCGCGGCTCCACCGCCAGCGCTGACCTGGTCGCTCACCTTCAGGAGGTTGCCACCCACCACACGAGCGAGCATTGA
- a CDS encoding response regulator: MMDKILLLVEDSQRDEELALRALRKNNIKNEVVIMRDGVEALEYLFATGAHAGRNTAELPTVVLLDLKLPKIDGIEVLRRIRADERTKLLPVVILTSSKEEKDRLAGYASGANSFVRKPIDFAEFSGAIAQLGLYWLLLNETVPRAEG, encoded by the coding sequence ATGATGGACAAGATCCTCCTGCTGGTCGAGGACAGCCAGCGCGACGAAGAGCTGGCCCTCCGCGCGCTGCGCAAGAACAACATCAAGAACGAGGTGGTGATCATGCGCGATGGCGTGGAGGCGCTCGAATACCTGTTCGCCACAGGAGCCCACGCCGGCCGGAACACCGCCGAGCTTCCGACGGTCGTCCTCCTCGATCTCAAGCTGCCAAAGATCGACGGCATCGAGGTGCTGCGCCGCATTCGCGCGGACGAGCGAACCAAGCTCCTGCCCGTCGTCATCCTGACCTCCTCCAAGGAGGAGAAGGACCGGCTCGCCGGCTATGCCTCCGGCGCCAACAGCTTCGTGCGCAAACCGATCGACTTCGCGGAGTTCTCCGGCGCGATCGCCCAGCTTGGCCTCTACTGGCTTCTCTTGAACGAAACGGTGCCCCGCGCGGAGGGGTGA